The Mycoplasma nasistruthionis genome contains a region encoding:
- the atpE gene encoding ATP synthase F0 subunit C, which yields MQEAIIKLLEETTSATGTITAAQDSKSAPLAVGLTALGAGLAAVGVLGTGIGQGYAAGKAAEAVGRNPEAESKIRLMLIVGAGIAETAAIYSLLIALLLVFVYNK from the coding sequence ATGCAAGAAGCAATTATTAAATTATTAGAAGAAACAACATCAGCAACTGGAACAATTACAGCTGCACAAGATTCAAAATCCGCACCATTAGCAGTAGGTTTAACAGCATTAGGAGCAGGTTTAGCTGCTGTTGGGGTTTTAGGAACAGGGATTGGACAAGGTTACGCTGCCGGTAAAGCTGCTGAAGCTGTTGGAAGAAACCCAGAAGCTGAATCAAAAATTCGTTTAATGCTAATTGTTGGAGCTGGAATTGCTGAAACAGCTGCTATTTACTCACTTCTTATTGCTTTACTATTAGTTTTCGTTTACAACAAATAA
- a CDS encoding F0F1 ATP synthase subunit A, which produces MSKIFENAWVWNQPQLLSLCLTVMIVLVISIIVYIKVSKVKENEAPKGVAQIAEAYVGMIDKSFDELTGKTQIQKARLYIFSLGTFIFIGNLVTIFGFEPIVTSYSIPLTLALMTWLGIFITGAIWQKWHYLKSFKNPLDWFGKISPLISLSFRIYGNVIGGAIIILLVYLLGGYVWSQISGVQITNFDQSTKEPLYIVSLVISPALHFYFDLFGSTLQAYIFTLLTGVYWVVESTGEGENDLASETTKEKKYHLFKRKKLNLETSIY; this is translated from the coding sequence TTGAGTAAAATATTTGAAAATGCATGAGTCTGAAATCAACCTCAATTATTATCACTGTGTTTGACAGTTATGATAGTGTTAGTAATTTCAATTATTGTTTACATCAAGGTTTCAAAAGTAAAAGAAAATGAAGCGCCAAAAGGTGTTGCACAAATTGCTGAAGCTTATGTTGGTATGATTGACAAGTCGTTTGATGAACTAACTGGCAAGACGCAAATTCAAAAAGCTAGACTTTATATATTCAGTTTAGGAACATTTATTTTCATTGGAAACTTAGTGACAATTTTTGGTTTTGAACCTATTGTTACTTCTTATTCTATCCCACTGACACTGGCTTTAATGACTTGATTAGGGATTTTTATAACTGGTGCAATTTGACAAAAATGACACTATTTAAAAAGTTTCAAAAACCCATTGGATTGATTTGGTAAAATTTCACCTTTAATTTCACTAAGTTTCCGTATTTATGGAAACGTTATTGGTGGAGCAATTATCATTTTATTAGTTTATTTATTAGGTGGTTATGTATGAAGCCAAATTTCAGGGGTTCAAATTACTAATTTTGATCAAAGTACTAAAGAACCCTTGTATATAGTCTCGTTAGTAATTTCGCCGGCCTTACACTTTTATTTTGACTTGTTTGGTTCGACATTGCAAGCTTATATTTTTACTCTTTTAACTGGTGTATATTGAGTTGTTGAATCAACCGGTGAAGGTGAAAACGATTTAGCTTCCGAAACTACAAAAGAGAAAAAATATCACCTATTTAAAAGAAAAAAATTAAACTTGGAAACATCTATTTATTAA
- a CDS encoding UU173 family protein, with product MQNDKIIIKWSLFKKVFYNNPAMLFKTEELAERIIEKEYFNVWNMPIDAQINTNDIEEFDDDEEQDENIFKTNEKFEKAISSVEVDFVLKDNDTFQTQIKHNVVQQVDLFAEGKETYIHMQVDSYMKYFKDAINWYISKYKVPTQQVAFVKNTASLEDKAFLTQQYFTDPNVRLIVNPHFVYTSDEFDGSKTMDFVANGFLWDKTLQKLVDLSYVTTTKRINYYKFYFIHNVIKSQGIFNGYINNYSLVMINPAAAFLKTIKQGSMQFYEAFAAHPADAKPTKSKATKTLENIRDIDFIARCSGCATLFNYANIFDYNSGYNFFNAISENFIPEISSTKLNKEADIETASPHTLALRLDSNNIDELMKVWRYYDREKLKIDKTFLPKFDNLVKIFQKAYLEFRNEDTLNWNAIKYFYSVEGLKNSSLVDEWLLDRHGNYSSGKNSTSINIPPIYTGVERNILAKYIIGPNFDLYTYKIYSDKEKRDIVSMLNKINRVKNVPNYLNIEALNIIKPLHLRDKRICWYDYEGFMDVYPILDFVAPYAQIINQVSVIVTKNGIEQEKQNIVVDTKNIQLLDLVKIIIAVYANKADYYVVYNKSYENARNKDVVKLVNAYTLNKDKDLKYQIFVDQMTELLGKNYKIIFEQMVNHINNNTIDLLDVFKGKSINTYDETYPHIFEPESGEVSDYSHPENISLFKEGFKSLQILAKNSFKYTIENLAPHNKVHFLNIQWLKGYSSIKTVEKYITNFDLPLKTKITPYKELVIQKGTMAMEKATLRYCNLIGDQTWNNSQVPELKRYCENDVRAMIMVYELIMYVARLIHPEIDEYEYKLESTDLNYFIDKNTNKLITKTP from the coding sequence ATGCAAAACGACAAAATTATTATTAAATGAAGTTTATTTAAAAAAGTTTTTTATAACAATCCTGCGATGTTATTTAAAACCGAAGAACTAGCCGAAAGAATAATTGAAAAGGAATATTTCAACGTTTGAAATATGCCGATTGATGCTCAAATTAACACAAATGATATTGAAGAATTTGATGATGATGAAGAGCAAGATGAAAATATTTTTAAAACTAATGAAAAATTTGAAAAAGCTATTTCATCAGTTGAAGTGGATTTTGTTTTAAAAGATAATGATACTTTTCAAACACAAATTAAGCACAATGTTGTTCAGCAAGTAGACTTATTTGCTGAAGGAAAAGAAACTTATATCCATATGCAAGTTGATAGTTATATGAAGTACTTCAAAGATGCTATTAATTGATATATTAGTAAATACAAAGTTCCTACACAACAAGTTGCTTTTGTTAAAAATACTGCTTCATTAGAAGATAAAGCCTTTTTAACACAACAATATTTTACTGATCCTAACGTTAGACTGATAGTCAATCCGCACTTCGTTTACACAAGCGACGAATTTGATGGTTCTAAAACTATGGACTTTGTTGCAAATGGTTTTCTCTGAGATAAAACTCTACAAAAATTGGTTGATTTATCTTATGTGACAACTACTAAAAGAATTAATTACTATAAGTTTTATTTCATTCACAATGTCATTAAATCACAAGGTATATTTAATGGTTATATTAACAACTATTCTTTGGTTATGATTAATCCAGCAGCTGCTTTTTTAAAAACCATAAAACAAGGGTCAATGCAGTTTTATGAAGCGTTTGCAGCTCATCCTGCAGATGCCAAACCAACTAAATCTAAAGCAACAAAAACTTTAGAAAACATCAGAGATATAGACTTTATTGCTAGATGCTCTGGTTGTGCTACTTTATTTAATTATGCAAATATTTTTGATTACAACAGTGGATATAATTTTTTCAATGCTATTTCAGAGAATTTTATTCCTGAAATTAGTTCAACTAAGCTTAATAAAGAAGCCGATATCGAAACTGCAAGCCCACATACATTGGCTTTAAGACTTGATTCAAACAACATTGATGAACTAATGAAAGTTTGAAGGTACTATGACAGAGAAAAACTAAAAATTGACAAAACCTTTTTACCAAAGTTTGATAACCTAGTTAAGATTTTTCAAAAAGCTTACTTAGAGTTTAGAAATGAAGATACACTAAATTGAAATGCTATTAAGTATTTTTACAGTGTTGAAGGCTTAAAGAATTCATCCTTAGTCGATGAATGACTACTTGACCGTCATGGTAATTATTCTAGTGGTAAAAATTCAACAAGCATCAACATTCCACCTATTTATACAGGGGTTGAAAGAAATATCTTAGCAAAATACATAATTGGGCCAAATTTTGACTTATATACTTACAAAATTTATTCAGACAAAGAAAAAAGAGACATTGTCTCAATGCTTAACAAAATCAATAGAGTTAAAAATGTGCCAAATTATTTAAATATCGAAGCTTTAAATATCATTAAACCTCTACACCTAAGGGATAAACGTATTTGTTGATATGACTATGAAGGGTTTATGGATGTTTATCCAATTTTAGATTTTGTAGCACCATATGCTCAGATTATAAATCAAGTTTCAGTCATTGTAACTAAAAATGGAATAGAACAAGAAAAACAAAATATAGTTGTTGATACTAAGAACATTCAACTACTTGATTTAGTTAAAATTATAATTGCGGTTTATGCTAATAAAGCTGATTATTATGTCGTTTATAATAAATCATATGAAAACGCTAGAAACAAAGATGTTGTTAAACTAGTTAATGCTTATACTTTAAACAAAGATAAAGACTTAAAATATCAAATTTTTGTTGACCAAATGACTGAATTATTAGGTAAAAATTACAAAATAATTTTTGAACAAATGGTTAATCATATTAATAATAATACTATTGACTTACTTGATGTTTTTAAAGGTAAGTCAATTAACACTTATGATGAAACATATCCTCATATTTTTGAACCTGAAAGCGGTGAAGTTTCTGACTATTCACATCCTGAAAACATTTCTTTATTCAAAGAAGGATTTAAATCACTACAAATTTTAGCTAAAAACAGTTTTAAATACACAATTGAGAATTTAGCGCCCCACAACAAGGTTCACTTTTTAAATATTCAATGATTAAAGGGTTATTCATCAATTAAAACTGTTGAAAAATATATCACCAATTTTGACTTACCTTTAAAAACTAAAATCACCCCTTATAAAGAACTTGTGATTCAAAAAGGTACTATGGCAATGGAAAAAGCCACATTGCGTTATTGTAATTTAATTGGTGATCAAACTTGAAATAATTCTCAAGTACCTGAATTAAAGAGATATTGTGAAAATGACGTTAGAGCCATGATTATGGTCTATGAATTAATTATGTATGTTGCTCGCTTAATTCATCCTGAAATAGACGAGTATGAATATAAACTAGAATCAACAGATTTAAATTATTTTATTGACAAAAATACTAATAAATTAATTACTAAAACTCCTTAA
- a CDS encoding MAGa7180 family putative nuclease has protein sequence MSNKKITRKYYNNRDYFLDFENRTLTLSDALYAKLKGTNQFEKFKKIGGSSVGNILISDNFKNDFIAYCFITRLNPAVFQTKYIDAGNAIEPKVFDLLRATYPDQVIENYRAEDYGYDYFKDTHPIISGVPDGYIPAINRIVEVKTAGAKKKEAWDKYGVDKSYIKQAQLYSFLKGANSFVIVAAFLNDDAGDYLNPEQVDLTQREVKGYAFTIDQNVVRDDIKKVEEWYKFYTNTNVSPKFDLAVNADLIEYLKCENQQQWIDYANKLKQQGKMDLDFIIE, from the coding sequence ATGTCTAACAAAAAAATTACTCGTAAATACTACAATAATAGAGATTATTTTCTGGATTTTGAAAATCGAACTTTAACTTTATCAGATGCTCTTTATGCAAAATTAAAAGGAACTAATCAATTTGAAAAATTTAAAAAAATTGGTGGTTCATCAGTTGGTAATATTTTAATTAGTGATAATTTCAAAAATGACTTTATAGCTTACTGTTTTATTACCCGTTTAAATCCTGCTGTTTTCCAAACTAAGTACATTGATGCTGGTAATGCAATTGAGCCAAAAGTTTTTGATTTACTTCGTGCAACTTATCCTGATCAAGTTATTGAAAACTATCGTGCCGAAGATTATGGATATGATTATTTTAAAGATACCCATCCAATTATCAGCGGTGTGCCAGATGGTTATATACCAGCTATCAATCGGATAGTTGAGGTTAAAACAGCTGGCGCTAAGAAAAAAGAAGCTTGAGATAAATATGGTGTTGATAAGTCATATATTAAGCAAGCTCAACTTTATTCTTTTTTAAAAGGTGCTAATTCTTTCGTTATAGTTGCAGCTTTTTTAAATGATGATGCAGGTGATTATTTAAATCCTGAACAAGTTGATTTAACACAAAGAGAAGTTAAGGGATATGCCTTTACCATTGACCAAAATGTTGTTAGAGACGATATTAAAAAAGTTGAAGAATGATATAAATTTTATACAAATACAAACGTTTCACCAAAGTTTGACTTAGCAGTAAATGCTGATTTAATAGAATATTTAAAGTGTGAAAATCAACAACAATGAATTGACTATGCTAATAAATTAAAGCAACAAGGCAAAATGGACTTAGATTTTATAATCGAATAA
- a CDS encoding ABC transporter ATP-binding protein, producing the protein MLEVPKDKEILASLRNVDITYGSGSKAFRAVVDFNLNIYQGEVLGLVGESGSGKSTIGRSIIGLTPYSFGEIKILDKTLPKKLSRGLKFGKKLKEYKALENFMVNKVQMIFQDPANSLNPHANVETVVSEGLTNTKNAKEIYLYNIDQEVVKEAYKLIKKQEFKSFYGEFKQQLDQRVALNENEAYQALYVEFLQKVSQTWGLQEVEKLLLEAKEKRDELNKLSEKDCKRILVREILKSVGLDHTVLKRYPLEFSGGQQQRIGISRAVVLRPQLLIADEPISALDVSIQAQVVNIFNDLKDKYNLTILFIAHDLRMVEYISDRIAVMNKGRLLEVGSTKEIMQHSLHPYTKSLLDSVPSIESDKGSLIGYTYNPAIHGYDAQNQPEWIKINDDHFILATKEEVTKWQNGDYE; encoded by the coding sequence ATGTTAGAAGTTCCAAAGGACAAGGAAATTTTAGCATCATTAAGAAATGTTGATATCACTTATGGTTCAGGTTCAAAAGCCTTTAGAGCAGTAGTTGATTTTAACTTAAATATTTATCAAGGTGAAGTTTTAGGATTGGTTGGTGAATCAGGTTCAGGTAAAAGTACAATCGGTCGTTCAATTATTGGATTAACTCCATATAGTTTTGGTGAAATTAAAATTTTAGACAAAACATTACCTAAAAAATTATCACGCGGATTAAAATTTGGAAAAAAACTAAAAGAGTATAAAGCACTTGAAAACTTCATGGTTAATAAAGTGCAAATGATTTTCCAAGATCCAGCTAACTCATTAAACCCACATGCTAATGTTGAAACAGTTGTTTCGGAAGGTTTAACAAACACCAAAAATGCTAAAGAAATTTATTTATACAACATCGATCAAGAAGTTGTTAAAGAAGCTTACAAATTAATCAAAAAGCAAGAATTCAAAAGTTTTTATGGTGAATTTAAACAACAATTAGACCAAAGAGTTGCCTTAAACGAAAACGAAGCATATCAAGCATTATATGTTGAATTTTTACAAAAAGTAAGTCAAACATGAGGTTTACAAGAAGTTGAAAAATTATTATTAGAAGCAAAAGAAAAAAGAGATGAATTAAACAAATTATCTGAAAAAGATTGCAAAAGAATCTTAGTCAGAGAAATTTTAAAAAGTGTAGGATTAGACCACACTGTTTTAAAACGTTATCCGCTTGAATTTTCAGGTGGACAACAACAAAGAATTGGGATTTCACGTGCTGTTGTGCTTCGTCCGCAATTATTAATTGCTGACGAACCTATTTCAGCTCTTGACGTGTCTATCCAAGCTCAAGTTGTTAATATTTTCAACGATCTTAAAGATAAATATAATTTAACAATTTTATTTATAGCCCATGATCTTAGAATGGTTGAATATATATCAGACCGTATTGCGGTTATGAATAAAGGTAGATTACTTGAAGTTGGTTCAACAAAAGAAATCATGCAACATTCATTACATCCTTATACAAAATCATTATTAGATTCAGTTCCTTCAATTGAATCTGATAAAGGAAGTTTAATAGGATATACCTACAATCCTGCAATTCATGGTTATGATGCACAAAATCAACCAGAATGAATAAAAATAAATGATGACCATTTCATTTTAGCTACAAAAGAAGAGGTAACTAAATGACAAAATGGTGATTATGAGTAA
- a CDS encoding ABC transporter ATP-binding protein → MQLKNKIHNLYKKFLVSLSNKFSFFSSKNNLFDWDEFYKDVQYQEFSDGTKLKIAAQINDINLSFTNPSRPGEKNKVLRGPSIKIYEGKVHAIIGESGSGKSVITSLLYGLTGDNAVIDSGEILLYNNHVEKFNAKDWEKSHYRGRVVSAVFQNPMSTLNPTMKVGTQIMEGMLVNKIVKNKKEAYQRAVEFLKLTKINDPEAVMKLYPHEMSGGMIQRVVIAAIVALEPKILVMDEPTTALDPTVQALVLDVIKELQQKLNLSIVFITHDLGVVASISDYISIMYAGQIIEEGKAREILKYPQHPYTWGLILSMPDVNKGSRLSTIRGSVPSNLNNVVGDAFAVRNDYALGIDFVEEPKFYYVSETHRVKSALLDEKAPKYEPPKHILRLWKEYLAEAKNK, encoded by the coding sequence ATGCAATTAAAAAACAAAATTCACAATCTTTACAAAAAGTTTCTAGTGTCATTAAGTAATAAGTTTTCATTTTTCAGTTCAAAAAACAATTTATTTGACTGAGATGAATTTTATAAAGATGTTCAATACCAAGAATTTTCAGATGGTACAAAATTAAAAATAGCTGCTCAAATTAATGATATTAACTTATCATTCACCAACCCATCAAGACCTGGTGAAAAAAATAAAGTTCTACGTGGGCCATCAATTAAGATTTATGAAGGAAAAGTTCACGCTATTATCGGTGAATCAGGTTCAGGTAAATCTGTTATTACTTCACTTTTATATGGATTAACTGGTGATAACGCTGTTATTGACAGTGGTGAAATTTTACTTTATAACAATCACGTTGAAAAATTCAATGCCAAAGATTGAGAAAAATCTCACTACCGTGGTAGAGTTGTTTCAGCAGTATTCCAAAACCCTATGTCTACATTAAATCCAACCATGAAAGTTGGAACTCAAATTATGGAAGGTATGCTAGTTAACAAAATTGTTAAAAATAAAAAAGAAGCATACCAAAGAGCTGTAGAGTTTTTAAAATTAACTAAAATTAATGACCCTGAAGCGGTTATGAAACTATATCCTCATGAAATGTCAGGAGGAATGATTCAACGTGTAGTTATTGCTGCTATTGTTGCTTTAGAACCTAAGATTTTAGTTATGGACGAGCCTACTACAGCGCTTGACCCAACAGTTCAAGCTTTAGTTTTAGATGTAATTAAAGAATTACAGCAAAAACTAAACTTATCAATTGTTTTCATTACCCATGACCTTGGAGTTGTTGCTTCAATTAGTGACTACATTTCAATTATGTACGCTGGTCAAATTATTGAAGAAGGTAAAGCAAGAGAAATTCTTAAATATCCACAACACCCATATACATGAGGTTTAATTCTAAGTATGCCTGATGTTAACAAAGGTTCTAGACTTTCTACAATTAGAGGTTCAGTGCCATCTAACTTAAACAATGTTGTTGGAGATGCATTCGCTGTACGTAATGACTATGCTTTAGGAATTGACTTTGTTGAAGAACCAAAATTCTATTATGTGTCAGAAACTCACAGAGTTAAAAGTGCGCTATTAGATGAAAAAGCTCCAAAATATGAACCACCTAAACACATTCTAAGACTATGAAAGGAATATTTAGCAGAAGCTAAAAACAAGTAA
- a CDS encoding ABC transporter permease has product MEQNKKQNPFSSFFKQTGSKVSNFFAKQANKIRAREELGPSNDYAAEGAKPNPFTQPFTYQSWKIVGKILDYESDLHMGAETKAFKEFVNRFSRSFAGVFGFVSLVVLILLAIIIPFTTQNPNITNAEATKLPFNSYDNFNIYHFFGTDEKGADYWAQLWWGLRYSIALAFVVTVIEVAIGLTIGIMMGQFEMFDKIMTFIIKVISIVPTIIILILMTIIISPSFWVIVFSLSLTSWTGMANQIRAQVKRAKHFEWVSASKILGTPTWKILKNYVPVILPILITQLVFTIPGVVLSETSLAFIGLAIDDVPTLGNLISTGQKSFPDYLRYVFVPSAFLILITTSVQLIGATVQDSLRRQR; this is encoded by the coding sequence ATGGAACAAAACAAAAAACAAAATCCATTTAGCTCATTCTTTAAACAAACAGGTTCAAAAGTTTCAAACTTTTTTGCAAAGCAAGCAAACAAAATTAGAGCAAGAGAAGAGTTAGGACCAAGCAACGATTATGCTGCTGAAGGTGCTAAACCTAACCCATTCACACAACCGTTTACATATCAATCATGAAAAATTGTAGGTAAGATTTTAGATTATGAATCAGACCTACACATGGGTGCTGAAACTAAAGCATTCAAAGAATTTGTTAACCGTTTTTCACGTTCATTTGCTGGGGTATTTGGATTTGTTTCATTAGTAGTTTTAATTTTATTAGCTATCATTATTCCTTTTACAACTCAAAACCCTAACATAACAAATGCAGAAGCAACGAAGCTGCCATTTAATTCATATGACAACTTTAATATTTATCACTTCTTTGGAACTGATGAAAAAGGAGCTGATTACTGAGCCCAGCTATGATGAGGGCTTAGGTATTCAATTGCCCTAGCGTTTGTTGTTACTGTCATTGAAGTTGCTATTGGTTTAACAATTGGAATTATGATGGGGCAATTTGAAATGTTTGATAAAATCATGACTTTTATTATTAAAGTTATTTCAATTGTGCCGACAATTATTATCTTAATTCTAATGACAATTATTATTAGTCCTAGTTTCTGAGTTATTGTATTTTCATTATCATTAACTTCATGAACTGGTATGGCTAACCAAATTAGAGCTCAAGTTAAACGTGCAAAACACTTTGAATGAGTAAGTGCATCTAAGATTTTAGGTACACCTACTTGAAAAATTCTTAAAAATTATGTTCCAGTTATTTTACCTATTTTAATTACCCAATTAGTATTTACAATTCCTGGTGTTGTTTTATCTGAAACATCTTTAGCATTCATTGGTTTAGCAATCGATGATGTTCCAACTTTAGGGAACTTGATTTCAACAGGACAAAAAAGCTTCCCAGATTACTTAAGATACGTATTTGTTCCATCAGCATTCTTAATTTTAATTACAACTAGTGTGCAATTAATTGGAGCAACAGTTCAAGACTCATTAAGAAGACAAAGGTAA
- a CDS encoding ABC transporter permease — MKKEIIKVDNKNYVLSDNSVIFQNKRSTDLTLKEKLLAIDSPFLKSSWKMTKILLEFFIIGLIVISITFFLINAVPGENPLTQGLDEGARKAREAKYGLDLPLITRYFNYLANLFRGDFGISLSLFPEQSINSFIWVRFYKSFLVGIFSVFLTVTIGISLGIWIGKNPGGIVDNVSTVIVSIFSSVPSIIFALLLVFIGRAVGLPYIFDQNNFITFILPGLALSLGSIIVYIKYIRTELNRELNSVHAKFAYLKGVSKNRFVWKHALKPALFPIATFFPAVIFGSFLGSIFIEQIFLIPGSGDTLLQAIQSKDYNVILFLIVMFALLTVLSYAFRDILYEAIDPRIRRRGA, encoded by the coding sequence ATGAAAAAGGAAATTATTAAAGTTGATAACAAGAATTATGTCCTGTCAGACAATTCTGTTATCTTTCAAAATAAAAGATCAACTGATCTAACTTTAAAAGAAAAACTTCTAGCTATAGACTCACCATTTTTAAAGAGTTCATGAAAGATGACAAAAATTCTTTTAGAATTCTTTATCATTGGACTTATCGTTATTTCTATTACGTTTTTCTTAATTAATGCTGTTCCTGGTGAAAACCCCTTAACACAAGGGCTAGACGAAGGTGCTAGAAAAGCCAGAGAAGCAAAATATGGACTAGATTTACCATTAATTACTAGATACTTTAACTATTTAGCTAATTTATTCAGAGGTGATTTTGGTATCTCGCTATCCTTATTCCCTGAACAGTCTATTAATTCCTTTATTTGAGTTAGATTTTATAAATCATTCTTAGTAGGTATTTTCTCGGTCTTTCTAACAGTTACAATCGGAATTTCACTTGGTATTTGAATTGGTAAAAATCCAGGTGGAATAGTTGATAATGTTTCAACTGTTATAGTAAGTATTTTCTCATCAGTTCCATCAATTATTTTTGCCTTGTTATTAGTCTTTATTGGTCGTGCAGTAGGATTGCCTTATATCTTTGATCAAAACAACTTTATAACCTTCATCCTACCAGGGCTAGCGCTTTCATTGGGAAGCATTATTGTTTATATTAAATACATTAGAACTGAATTAAACAGAGAACTTAATTCAGTTCATGCTAAATTTGCTTACCTAAAAGGTGTGTCAAAAAACAGATTTGTTTGAAAACACGCACTTAAACCAGCACTATTCCCAATTGCTACCTTTTTCCCAGCTGTTATTTTTGGATCATTCTTAGGAAGTATTTTCATAGAACAAATTTTCCTAATACCAGGTTCTGGTGATACTTTACTACAAGCTATTCAATCAAAAGATTACAACGTTATTTTATTCTTAATCGTTATGTTTGCTTTATTAACTGTTTTATCATATGCATTCAGGGACATTTTATATGAAGCAATCGACCCTAGAATCAGAAGAAGAGGAGCGTAA